The Pogona vitticeps strain Pit_001003342236 chromosome 6, PviZW2.1, whole genome shotgun sequence genome contains a region encoding:
- the LOC110091059 gene encoding olfactory receptor 6A2-like yields the protein MQWGNRTQVFLLVGFPGSLGLQMSLFILFLLMYVLTITENVAIIVLIQVNVTLHKPMYLFLSHLSFLEICYVSVTVPKMLTGFVTENKYISFAGCMGQLYFFLALACTESVLLAVMAYDRYVAICNPLRYPSIMRRELCIRLAVGSWISGFFIAMWKVFFISRLSYCRPNIINHFFCDVSPLLNLACTDMSLAELMDFLLALLILPVPLAVIIVSYIFIISAVLHMPSAKGKQKAFSTCASHLLVVTIFYAASLFIYARPKALISFDSNKLISVMYTVLTPLLNPIIYCFRNQEFKVALRKALHGPSRHLG from the coding sequence ATGCAGTGGGGGAACAGAACACAAGTATTTCTCCTGGTTGGTTTTCCTGGAAGCCTTGGACTTCAGATGTCACTATTTATTCTTTTCCTGCTCATGTATGTGTTGACAATAACAGAGAATGTGGCGATCATTGTATTAATCCAGGTGAATGTCACACTTCATAAGCCTATGTACCTTTTCCTAAGTCATCTTTCTTTCCTGGAAATCTGCTATGTTTCTGTCACTGTTCCAAAAATGCTTACAGGCTTTGtgacagaaaataaatatatctcTTTTGCTGGTTGCATGGGTCAGTTGTACTTTTTCCTGGCTCTGGCATGCACCGAGAGTGTCCTGCTAGCTGTCATGGCTTACGACCGCTATGTGGCTATATGCAATCCCTTACGCTATCCTTCCATTATGAGACGAGAACTATGTATCCGCTTGGCAGTTGGTTCGTGGATTAGTGGCTTCTTCATAGCCATGTGGAAAGTCTTCTTCATCTCACGCCTGAGTTATTGTAGACCTAACATCATCAACCACTTCTTCTGTGATGTCTCCCCACTTCTCAATCTAGCCTGCACTGATATGTCATTGGCTGAACTCATGGACTTCTTGCTGGCATTGCTCATTCTCCCTGTTCCACTTGCTGTGATAATTGTGTCCTACATCTTCATAATCTCTGCTGTTCTTCACATGCCTTCAGCCAAAGGGAAGCAAAAGGCTTTTTCTACATGTGCGTCACATCTTCTGGTTGTGACAATTTTCTATGCTGCCTCTCTTTTCATATATGCAAGGCCAAAAGCCCTCATCTCCTTTGACTCCAACAAGCTGATATCTGTTATGTACACTGTTCTGACACCACTTCTCAATCCAATCATCTACTGCTTCAGGAATCAAGAATTCAAGGTTGCTCTCAGGAAAGCACTGCATGGGCCAAGCAGGCACTTAGGCTAG
- the LOC110091060 gene encoding olfactory receptor OR9H1-like — MGNHTEVTDFILVGFKVEPETQIILLAIFSVIYVVTLMGNLSMILIISADSHLHTPMYYFLKNLSFLDICYSSVITPKALMSFASGNQAISYTGCAAQMFFFSLFGTTEAFFLAVMAYDRFIAICHPLLYYHIMSKKRCVCLMCTSYLFGCVNCCAQTGFTFHLSFCGSAEINHFFCDVPAVIKASCSDTFVNELVLLVLCGLIIVVTSMIVLVSYGYIVTTVLHIPSIKGRHKAFSTCTSHLMAVSLFFGTVFFMYAQPGAIASPNRGKVVSVFYTVVIPMVNPIIYSLRNKEVKEALSRQFKKKGFGH; from the coding sequence ATGGGAAACCATACTGAGGTCACTGACTTCATTCTGGTGGGATTTAAGGTTGAGCCAGAGACACAGATCATCCTCTTAGCTATCTTCTCAGTAATATATGTTGTCACCCTCATGGGGAACTTAAGCATGATTCTAATCATCAGCGCTGACTCCCACCTCCATACCCCTATGTACTATTTCCTAAAGAACCTGTCATTCTTGGATATTTGCTATTCTTCAGTCATTACTCCCAAAGCTTTGATGAGTTTTGCAAGTGGAAACCAAGCAATATCCTATACTGGCTGTGCAGCCcaaatgttcttcttttctctttttgggaCCACTGAAGCTTTCTTCCTTGCTGTGATGGCATATGACAGGTTCATTGCCATCTGCCACCCACTGCTATACTATCATATTATGTCCAAGAAGAGGTGTGTTTGTCTCATGTGCACCTCTTACCTCTTTGGATGTGTCAACTGTTGTGCCCAGACTGGTTTTACATTCCATTTGTCATTTTGTGGTTCAGCTGAAATCAACCACTTCTTTTGTGATGTCCCAGCTGTCATTAAGGCCTCCTGCTCAGACACATTTGTGAATGAGCTTGTGCTCCTTGTGTTGTGTGGACTTATCATTGTGGTCACGTCCATGATTGTTCTAGTATCTTATGGCTACATAGTGACTACTGTCTTGCATATACCTTCTATCAAGGGGAGACATAAAGCCTTCTCAACCTGCACCTCTCATTTGATGGCAGTTAGCTTATTCTTTGGAACAGTTTTCTTTATGTATGCACAACCTGGGGCCATAGCCTCTCCCAATCGAGGGAAAGTCGTATCAGTCTTTTACACAGTGGTCATCCCAATGGTCAATCCTATAATCTACAGCCTAAGAAATAAGGAGGTCAAAGAGGCCCTGAGCAGGCAATTCAAAAAGAAAGGTTTTGGCCACTGA